The following proteins are encoded in a genomic region of Thermosinus carboxydivorans Nor1:
- the glyS gene encoding glycine--tRNA ligase subunit beta, translated as MAKDLLLEIGTEEIPAKFMPGALAQLESIAKSKLETYRVSFSNVRVVGTPRRLALIVYQVEEKQTDRKSENKGPSLKIAYDEKGLPTKAALGFARSQGVDVSQLVAKDGYVYAIVEEAGRPVQEILPILLPEIILALSFPKNMRWGDLDVRFARPIRWLVALYGNEVVPFTLAGVASGNMTQGHRFLSKGPVVISSPDDYFAKLAEHHVMVDQDVRRRVIREQVESIAVDQGGVVSIDEELLEEVVYLVEYPTALYGRFEEKYLSLPPEVVITPMREHQRYFPVFGKDGKLLPVFITVRNGGAEYIDIVRHGNERVLKARLADAQFFFTEDQKTPLAERVEKLKTIVFQEGLGTLYDKTLRLARLAAVIARKAGLPESEIPTIERSAYLAKADLVTGMVYEFTELQGIMGREYARLSGEPEAVAQAIFEHYLPRFAGDKLPQSPAGRVVGIADKLDNIVATFSRGLIPTGSQDPYALRRQALGIVNILIDAKYHLSLTEMVQHTMDLLGIHDPDRRTKLIDEIGDFFRLRIKNILTEEGMRHDMIDAVIAAGTDNLYDTWLRAKALAFEGGTMAMQRAVQAFTRAGNLAKNAITETIDPSLFSTEAEHNLYQAYLSARQTVAEKLHVRDYVGVLKVMAEMAGPIDAFFGAVMVMVEDMAVRNNRLALLKAITGLTANVADLSKIV; from the coding sequence ATGGCTAAAGATTTATTATTGGAAATTGGCACCGAGGAAATACCTGCTAAATTTATGCCCGGCGCATTGGCACAACTGGAAAGCATCGCGAAAAGTAAACTGGAAACATATCGTGTTAGTTTTAGTAATGTCCGGGTGGTTGGTACCCCTCGCCGGCTGGCGCTGATCGTGTATCAGGTCGAGGAAAAACAAACTGACCGCAAGAGTGAGAACAAAGGGCCATCCCTGAAAATTGCTTATGACGAAAAAGGTCTACCTACGAAAGCGGCCTTGGGATTTGCTCGCAGTCAGGGCGTAGACGTCAGTCAATTAGTCGCCAAGGATGGCTATGTTTACGCGATTGTCGAGGAAGCAGGTCGTCCTGTTCAAGAAATCCTGCCAATTTTGCTGCCCGAAATTATTTTAGCGTTAAGTTTTCCCAAGAACATGCGCTGGGGCGATTTGGATGTGCGGTTTGCCCGGCCCATTCGCTGGCTGGTAGCGCTTTATGGTAATGAAGTAGTTCCCTTTACCTTAGCCGGGGTCGCGTCCGGCAATATGACGCAAGGGCACCGCTTTTTGAGCAAAGGGCCGGTAGTAATCTCTTCGCCGGATGACTATTTCGCCAAACTGGCCGAACATCATGTCATGGTTGATCAAGACGTGCGGCGGCGTGTTATTCGCGAGCAAGTCGAAAGCATTGCCGTTGACCAGGGAGGTGTAGTCAGTATCGATGAGGAACTGCTGGAAGAAGTAGTTTACCTGGTGGAATACCCTACTGCCCTTTATGGCCGGTTTGAAGAGAAATATTTATCCTTGCCGCCGGAGGTCGTTATTACGCCTATGCGAGAGCATCAGCGTTACTTCCCGGTCTTCGGCAAGGATGGAAAACTGTTACCGGTCTTTATAACCGTTCGTAACGGTGGTGCCGAGTATATTGATATTGTCCGTCATGGCAATGAGCGGGTGCTTAAAGCCCGTCTCGCCGACGCTCAATTTTTCTTTACTGAGGATCAAAAGACACCGCTTGCCGAGCGGGTGGAAAAACTCAAGACTATCGTTTTCCAGGAAGGTCTTGGCACCTTGTATGACAAAACATTACGGCTTGCGCGGTTGGCTGCCGTCATTGCCCGGAAAGCCGGCCTGCCGGAAAGCGAAATTCCAACCATTGAACGCAGTGCCTATCTGGCAAAGGCTGACCTTGTTACCGGCATGGTGTACGAATTTACCGAACTACAGGGCATTATGGGGCGGGAATACGCGCGGCTAAGCGGTGAGCCTGAGGCGGTCGCGCAGGCGATATTTGAACACTATTTACCCCGCTTTGCTGGCGATAAACTGCCGCAAAGCCCGGCCGGCAGGGTAGTTGGTATTGCCGATAAACTGGATAACATTGTCGCCACCTTTAGCCGTGGTCTCATTCCCACCGGTTCGCAGGATCCCTATGCGCTAAGGCGGCAGGCGTTGGGGATTGTAAATATTTTAATTGATGCAAAGTATCACTTGTCGCTGACCGAAATGGTGCAGCATACAATGGATCTGCTGGGCATTCATGACCCTGACCGGCGGACTAAACTAATCGACGAGATTGGCGATTTCTTCCGCTTGCGGATCAAGAACATTCTCACCGAGGAAGGTATGCGTCATGACATGATTGACGCCGTCATCGCTGCCGGCACTGATAACCTGTATGATACATGGCTGCGGGCCAAAGCGTTGGCGTTCGAAGGCGGCACCATGGCCATGCAACGGGCCGTTCAGGCCTTTACTCGTGCTGGTAATTTGGCGAAAAACGCAATAACGGAAACAATTGATCCGTCATTGTTTTCTACTGAAGCCGAACACAATCTCTATCAAGCATACCTGAGCGCCCGCCAAACGGTGGCAGAAAAGCTGCACGTTCGCGACTATGTTGGCGTACTTAAGGTCATGGCCGAAATGGCCGGCCCGATTGATGCATTCTTTGGGGCTGTGATGGTAATGGTTGAAGACATGGCAGTGCGCAACAACCGTTTGGCCTTGTTGAAAGCAATTACCGGTTTGACGGCAAACGTAGCCGATCTTAGCAAAATTGTTTAG